The genomic region ATATTCGGGTTCCGCTCAGTATGCTCGAATCGCctaaaatttctctctctccatatATGGTAGATACACGCACCCAGTAATGCGCGATAGACCACATTGACGATATGTTTACCCCTCCACTTTCTTGCAGCCCACTCAACATCTGTCATCCAATCTCTATTAGGCCACGCAAAGCGTACAACTCATCTAATAGCGTGAAGGCATTGGCGACTGTATCGACATGGGAAGAataggtgtgtgtgtgtgtgtgtgtgtatgtgtgtgtgtatctccacctcatcctcatcacataatacaCATCTACCTAAGTGAGATAACTATGATTTGTTCGTCGTAGGTAGTTTCTCCAATatagcaagccataagatAAACATGTGGCGAGGTATCTTTAAAGtgcccgaaagtagtgaagcccaacctactttcggacctggtggatcaaataatcggtaTAGAGCCTGGGTCGTAGAGATTCCACCggcaaatctccaaataattcgaTCATTATCTTCATGAATCGGTGGAAGCGTGTGAGTAATCTCCAAGTACTCTATGTCGTTAATGAGAGGCCACTGCAGCTGAGCTCTCTGGATGACAGAGCTAAGTCTGATGGATTCATGAAGACTAAGGGTGATTGGGCCCCTCGAGAATCTCTCTATAAGAGGACCGAGatgatgccatgggtccttCTAGAGATAAAAGTCACCTCCATCTCCAATATGGTATTCCACCATTGGTCGCAGCCACGTTCGCAGACGGATCATTTTCTTCCAACCCCACGAGCCTCTATGATCAGGGATAGTCCATATTGAAGCATCACGTAATCGCCCCTGGTATAACCAATCAACCCAAATGGAAGTCCTATCACACTGGATgacatcatataattttttgcatatgAGAGCACGGTTTATTGTGCTAATATCCCTCAGTTCTTGTTCTCCCTCAACTAGTGGTTTACAAACCTCCTTCCACGCCACTTTGGCGTAACCACTGCTCCCTGTTCCTTTCCATAAAAATTCCGTAGGCGCTTCTCAATGTTCTTAGTAACCCTTTTTGGTAGTATGAATGTCGAAGCCCAGTAAACACTCAGAGCtgtgagtacagatttaataatttgccCCCTCCCCGCATATGAGAGTGTCAAgccctcccaaccagcaatacgttcatcaatttttttctggtAAAGATTGGCAGTCAGAAATAGACAGTTTAGAAGAGATCAAGGGAATGCCTAAGTATCTCATCGGTAGAAGCCCCTCCTGAAATCCAAGCACCGCTAACATCTGCTCTTTCAATCCTTGTGCAGATCGAGAGATAATAAGATGACTCTTCTCCACATTAAGTCTTAGTCCCAACCACGTCCCAAACCGATCCAATCCTTCTTTGAATACTCTAGTGGAGTCAATGTCAGCACGATAGAACAATAAGAAATTATCAACAAACCCCAGCTGAAAAATACAAGAAGGCTCACATTTCGAATCGAAGGTAAAGCCTTCGTCCTGGTCGATCATCTGTAAAAATACCAGATGCATCACCTCCATCACAAGTACAAATAGGTATGGCGAGAGTGGATCGCCCTGAAGAACCCGGGCACCTGTGAAAAAACCATGTGGTTTTCCGTTCATCCCCACCGAGAATGAGGTAGTGGTGACACACTTCTCAATCCATTTCATAAATACCACTGGAAACCCAGCTAACAAAAAATCACATTCTACTGTATCGTAGGCCTTGCGAATATCCACTTTTAACACACACCTCCGTGGTAACCGCATTTGATTGTAGCAGGTAAAgagttcctgtgccaacataatattgtccCCAATACTTCTACCGGGTATGAATGCAGCCTGACATGGACTAATTAACTTGTCCAACACCACACTCAATCTTTGGACAAGTAGTTTTGCAATAAtcttatacaaaatattacaacacGAAATAGGACGGAAATCAGCAATAGTCGTAGGGTAGTGTACCTTAGGAATAAATGTCAAAAGCGTACTGTTAATTTGCTTCAGTAGCCTCTCCATTGTAAAGAAATTCAGAACAACGTTAGTGACCTCACTCCCCACCACTGGCCAAGcagctttaaagaatcctgaaaaaaaatcatcaggGCCCGGAGCTTTGTCGTCAGCAATATTAAATACCGCAAGTTTCACATCTTCCGGCGTAAATGGCAAGACAAGCTGTTAGACCTCCTCATCAGATAATACATGTTGCGCCCATAGTCTCACGTAACGAAAATCCATAACCTGACAGCATCAAACTCCTCCCAACAAGGACTAATAATAAGCTATAAATTCATGGCTCACAGCATTCCGCTCCGTGTGCGTGGTCCCATGAGcatcattaatttgaatgaataGAACTTACATTGAAGGTGCTTGATAagtatcatatattataaggataattacaattCTCTTCCCTGAAgattagtgtaattacacaacaaccccatataattttagaaattacatttagcattcttaaaatttgcttctgtaactccgtctaacaaataaatccctttattaaccaaaattcattgaatttactgatattaaaaaaaaaatttaaaaaatcatatttaacttcaattaatttatttctaacttatagtaaatcaaataatttttatgaccCAATTATTCTCATACATTTTCATGCAAAAATGCATATGAAAAGTTATATTCttcatcattataaaaatagctaaaaaatattgttgaaCAATTAATCCTCAACCAATCAAGggtgaatattaatttttattcaattttttatttaatatcaataaattttaactcacGTGagtactaatttattatatgaaagcACACTTTAAAGATGCTAAATACActcaaattatacaaaatttacttataattacacaaaGCAGAGAAAAGAATGCAATTAACCCCACATTTTTTAAGTCTAAAACCCCATGCCCAAAGTTCCAGTCATGATTTCATTTCTTACAAAAAAGCGAAACCTGCATTGACTTATCCATTCAAACCCTAAAGATCCTGCCACAGAATCGTAGAAACGAATATTACTCCACGAAGAATTAGATTCGACGGCGGAGGCATGAGCCGTAAATACTCCTATCAACAGAAATCAAAACCCAGAGAACAGCAAGAAAGACCTATGGACCACTACGATTCCAGAGGCAACTTGAGTCTCGAGTGCCAGTCCCAGGCCATCTTATCCTACACAAATATGCAAAAAGCATCTCTTGGGATCAAGAGAAATACCCTCAACACAAACCTTTAGCAGAATACAAAAGAACAAGACCAAAAACCTAAACCAGACAAATTCAAGCTctcattgaaaaataatgcaaaattCGCACGAAGAAAGAAATCACAGGGGAGCTTGTGTGGCCTCAGCCCACCCTTACACCAAAGATGCTCCAAAACTTGCTGCCCCAAGGAATTGTCCATTCACCTACTTCTTACAAACCCTACTCAAAGACAGGAGTATAGAGATCCcactattaataatataatttctgaCCGgctgaaatatattaaacacaGTCCGAAACAATCTCATCGTCAACGATTTCATGAAAAGCATAGCTCATCAGGATATCCCAAATTGAGGTTTCCTAGTTGTACAAAAGAACCCAAATCAGCCACTGTAAAATATTGCTATAACAATTGCCTCCCAACTTATCCAGAGGTTGGTCCGCTCTCAGACTTGTCTGTATCCATAGGCTCTGCTGCAGCTGGAGGTACTTCTTTTCCACTGTCACTTGCATTAGCATTTTGGCCTGCGCTAGCGTTGTCAGCACCTTGAGAATTGGACTCTCCTTGAGAGGATGCTGGCGATGGAGCCTCAGGAGTAGCTGGCTTTGCAGGCTTTGGTTTCATCATGATTGGCCTGCAAAACCTGTGAAAGCAACTATTGTCTTAGATATCACATAAAGAAGCGAAAGAGCATAATGCAGACGACTTCGAAACAAACCAAAGACATTGAAACTGTATGTGTCATCAAACAATCTAAGTTTCCACTGGCACAGAAGTGGTGCATTTTCAAAGTTTTTTTACATGCTTGGACaaagttatatttaacaaagaaGAGATTTGGATAAACTCCTTAGCGCTGGAGGAACCCAGTTCACGACACGACAATTCTGCAATACCTGTCAAGAGCTTCAGCCTTTTTCCTCACATCAGCAGACAAAAGAACTGGTGTTGCATACTTTGGAAGGGTGTCCTGATGCTGCTTTTTCTCTCTTAGCCAAGCTTCAGCTTCCACACACTCATTCAAAACCTAAACAGAGGGAACACACAGAATGAGTCACGACCAAGTCATTCGTACTGATTAAGCATATATGTGGTTTGGGAAACATACCTTTTGCTTCTCTGCCATGTCAATGTGATCAAACTTGGGATCCTGCGACATTGCTGCCTCTCGGTAACTGTTGATGCAATAAATAAGTTGATCAATCACAGAACCCCTATCTGTGTGCTCCTTGTACCGCTGCTCGATAGGGTCGCCTTGCTGAAAGATTAAATTCCAATTCAAAAACATCATCATCTCTCAAAGTAAAAGAGAAGaacaaacaataaataaatcaaatacagGATGCTCACTCTCTTGAGCTCATCCAGCTTAGCAATGTAGACCCCTTTAGTTTCATCCTCGCCCTCCTCATATAACCAATCTTCCACCTCCTGGAGTTTAGAAATTAACTGATCTCTATCTGATTCTGTCACGAACTCATGATACTTGTCATGAAGCTGCAGACAACAAAGAACTTCAGTTCAAAAGAATCAAAAATGCCTGCTATTGACAAGCCACCACATACATACCTTATTCCGCATGTCATAAACATAAGCCTCAACAGcattctttttgtcttttgtttcttccatAACACGATCCTGCAAAGCCATCTCAAACTCCTTCTCCACAGCTTTCTGCACATCTGTAGCTCCCAATCCCCCATAAACAACTTCTGATACAGGCACATTGGTCTTCTTAACCTTTTTCTTTGGAGCCTCCACCTAATGGAACAACAACCAACTAGGGATGAGGacacaaatttttgtaacCACTTTCTTTACGTACAAATGTAGATAAAAAGAGGCGGGTTAGAGGGTGGGGGTTCGCAGGCCGTAGCTTGTTAGGAAGTTTCCAACATGCAGTTCCACACCTAATCCCGTAGAAAGGATTGAATGTAAACAATACAATTCAAGGGTCGACGTGGATAGTTAAAATTGGAAGGTCAGATACTGATTCTAGTAAATCACTGAGGAAGGACAAGCCGGCAAGCGcagaagaaaaaagggaaaattacCAACCCTATCAAAAACAAGGTAAACTAATAATCATACAATCATACAGAGAAAGCAAAGacttccaagaaaaaaagaaaacttacaaaaaGATTAGCAACCACATTAAGAGAAACAGTAGATGAGCCGCAACAATCATCAAGAATATGAAGGCAATAAACTGACCTTGGAATCTGTATCCATCTCAGATGTCTTATCTCCCGACTCCGGTACACCATTTTCAGCCCCAGCACCATCATTTTTAGCATCTTGCATATTTTCATCAGTTCCAGCAGTACTTGGGGGAGCCTCATCTGTTTCCATCTTGGTCGCATTTTTCTGGGAGTCTTTCACAACTGGAACATCcacctcttcctcttccaagAGCTGCTTCAAGTTTTGTCAATTGAAAAGGTCATAACCATGTcgtaattaatgaaataagaaCCAACTCGTCATGCATACCAACATTAGTACTTCTGATCCTCAATCTAGGTATCcatcttatatttattaaatttctaataaaaaagcTCCACACCAAAAGTGCGACTCCTTACCATTCTTGGCATGTATGCATATTTTTGTACTAGTTTTCATTTGTAAATCTACTCATCATCCCATAAACTATAAGAAAATCATTTAAGCCAGACCCACATTGAGACGTGCCAACAACAGGCTTCCTCCGATTTCAATTGCTTAATGGAAACAGTATTTCATCTTGACAAGCGGAGTTCTGATTTTTGACTCTCAAACTCTCTTTCCTATCCCTCTAATATTCACACAATCTATGATCATCAAGTAATCACACAATGCATTTGAGGAAATCGGTTATGAAACTAGAAAGAATTTCCTAGTCTAACAAGAACACAAGAGCTAGATCTAACACAATTGAAAAGACCATCTAAAGCTCTGAtgaattattgttcaattatcATGGAATGACTTGATATGTACTCCAGCATTAAGAAATCTGAAATAGCtccaacattttttttaaggaagtACATGGAAACAGCAAGAAACTTGACGATTATTGGGTTTAAatcaatgattttattaattttttcacagCTTCTTGTAATCAACAAATGATCCAGCTTCCCATTTATTATAGATGAAAAGGCAATTGCAAATGTTAAGAAATATAGAAGAGTTTTAGGGCAGGAGATTACCGTTGCTGACTCAATTGAGACAATACCATGAAGATTCAGGCGTACTTTGACCTTCAATTTTGCCCTTTCACCTTTTGTGGACTGGAAAGGTCCAATCTGCAGCATAATGAAACAAAGTCAAGAAAAAGGTGCATGGGTAATGATGACAGCATGAATTAACGAACTCAAACAGCATGCACAACACGTTACCGTATAAGTGCTTATCTTTGCGGGTCCCTGCAGTTCGCTGACATCCGCATATTGTACATCTACAGTAAAAGTACCCGATCTGTAGAAAGTCAAAGCCTTCACACTCGGTATCGGATTCCCCTTGGGGAATACTAAAGTGCTCTGCTGATTATCCGATGCTCCATTTTGCACATCGGGAGAAGAACCTTTCCATGACAAAGCAATGGAGAATGGAAAACTCTCATTAacctgaaaatgaaaaggaaaaatttatCATGTGATAACTTTCCACTATGACAGAATGTACCAAGATATGTCTTGCTCAAATTAAAGTCAGCGAggtcaaacaaaaaatcatggcATGACCACAGATAATCCAGAAACGATATTCACAAATCACGAGAACTTTTCAAGCAATATTCCTGAACGGCAGAGGTTATACTTTTGTGGGGCCCAAGGTCCTATACTAACAGCCAAGAAAGCAGTGAGAAGCAGCATatgaaaacaaacaagttAGGGTGAGATCCTGCAGCACCCTAGAAAAGCTCCCTCCAGGCATGTAATACTTCCAAGATTCTAATCACttctaaaaacaataaatcCTGCCGGACAATCCACAATTAATTCAAGCAAGAAGACTAGAAGATAAGAATGCATACCTGAAATTCCCGCACTTTAAATGTGGGACTCAGAATAGCACATTCTAGGGCGCTGCCTTTTGCAACACATTCACTTGCATTCATCGTTCGCCTAGGCTCCTTCCCAAAGAACTCAGTCAAAATCTTAATAATAGCAGGGACTCGAGAGCCTGAACCAACAACTTCAACTGAGTGTATGCTCTCAATGGTCAGTCCAGCTTCAACAAGAGCCTTCTCCAATGGCTTTTTGACACGTTCCAAAATGGGAATGCTGATCTGCTCAAAATCATCTCTCTTAATATAACCTCGGACATCCTTCTCATCCATCAAGCATTCAATATTCAGAGGTGCCTCAGGGTTTGCACTGAGAACCTTCTTCAACTTCTCACAAGCAGCACGCAATCTCAGGCAAGCCCTGGCATTCTGATatacatcaattttatattcatcCTTGAATTTTGCAGCAAAATGCTGGAAGAGCACTTCGTCAAAATCCCTCCCACCTAAAGACCGGTCAAAAGAATGTGCCAATATCTTCAGCTGGCCTTTCTTGAAGGCAGCAATACAAACTTGCATACTTGCATGCCCAACGTCAACAAAAGCAACGTTCATCGCTTCGTTCTCAGGTAAATCAGTCTTATAAATACCATAAGCCAAAGCAGTAGCTGTAGTCTCGTGAATGAGACGAAGAGGGTGCAGGCCAGCAATTGTTGCCGCATCTATAACAGCTCTTCTCTGCAGGTCAGTGAAATAAACAGGAATTCCAATGCAGCAATCTACCACGGCagcattcaaatttttttcagCAATGCTCTTCAAATTGGAAAGTACCATTCCCAAAATCTGAGTAGGTGTAAATGTCCTAGTTTCTCCCAAATAACGAGCATGGATCAAAGGGTATCCATCAGGGCCTTCAGTCACCAAAAATGGCAATGATTTGAGATCCCGCTGCAGCTCAGGATCTGAAAACTGGCGTCCAATCAGCCGCTTTATTTGggatattgtattttttggattcATCATGCTAGTTGCAGCTCCAGCTGTTCCAAGGAACCGCTGCTTGTCGCCAAAGCATACGATAGCTGGAGTTTCACGCTTCGACTCATCATTAAGTACAACATCGATTCCCCTTTGTCTTGCAACCGCAACGACGCAGCTCTCATTCCCAACATCAAAACCAACCACACTCATGTTTGCTTAgatatttgaagttatgtCGGACTTACTCAGGAACGATATCGGTAATAACCTGaaacattaaaattcaacatcgttatcacaaataaataacaagGTTAAAATCGTACAACAGCGCCGCCCACTCATTCTTTTCCAATTATGATgaaaacaatccaaaaaaatgaaaaaggaaaagaaggaaagagCCATGCGCACAGTCATGTCAGTCTGGATTACTAGGGAAAACACATTAAACACTTTAACTAAAAACAATGACAAACAAACTCGAGCGTCGACATCTCAAAAACAACATCGAATCCCACccaaaccaaacaaaaaatgctCAAATGAAAAACGCCGTCAATCAAAACCAGTAAGTTTTTCACATTCGATCTCAGCACGGTCAAGACAAAATCCATGAAACGCAACTTCCACACCACgtaaaatcacaaaacaacGTAAATTTAACAACCGATCAGATCTGAAAACCTTAATGAGCAACATCAGTATCCGAGATTCAAAAGGCGGAGCACCTGAGAATAGATCGAGCACGCCTCGAGGAGGATTGTCCTGAATTTTCTCTTCCAAGATACTGTTGTGTTGGTGGTCGCGGTCGCGAGATGAACCGAGAACAAAAGGCAGACGAAGAGACTCCTGtgctattatttattttttactatcaTAGTTggtagaaaaatgaaaagtagagagagagaatgggtttatgagagagagagagagagagagagagagagagagagagagcgagggTTTGTGCGGAAATTTCTTAAGGAATTGTAAAAAATGAAGATGGCTGGTCCAATGGTCCTAGATGTGTGTAGCAGATACTTTGCCGCTTCTAGAAAGATCGTCGACTTCACACACTCTGGTTTCATGTTGGGCTGTGTTTTGGGCTTTGACGTGTAATGTCAATGTCTGGGCCTTTGGCCCAGTTCTGGTTATACACATGTTAAATCTCCCCTATGCAAAGAGAATATtaccttttatatatatatatatatattctagcACAAAAATCTTGTACagtttctttattcttttcttaatggaataatattattttaaacaatgaaGCTccatttaaaagtattttacaaAACTAAGTAAAGAAACATATTTTGCATGGAAAAAACAGTTgctttattgtttgattttgtttcgAAATTCGAATCCATTACTTCAGTTGTAATAGAATTATACACCAATTAAGAAAGGTTTAATTGAAACGTGGTAAACTAGGTAAAATATCGATTACAGGGTACTGATTACAACGAGTTAAAATAGTTGAGTTCATTAAATACGAAAGCTATTTCATCATAAGCGCTTAAATCAATAACGTGCATGTTTTTGTAATTCgatttcctttttatatttaatgtgcgattatatgatttttatggtGTAGAGAATGTAAAcagtaatatttattaaaaacatgaaaacaaaatatcaataaaaacaagcaataattgattttgaataaaattatgagttcaTTAAATACGAACATCGTTCCATCATTCATTCAATCATAAAGGATCCATTTACATCTTGTTGCATTTGCCAGCTTTgcgtattttataatttgatctcATTTCGCACTTAATATGTGGCTACATTAAATATCATAGTGTCGCAcaccatataaaaaaaaatctttaaaaattatataaaagaagttAGATCAATCGATTGTAACCTTATTTGCACGTGCATACACAAAGTATATAATTTCTACAAgtattttgaagttttaattgatttaatcaaaccgGTCCGTTTATTGAATATGGAAGTCATTTCATCAtcatttagttataaatttgatttatgtggTGTATGGTCGAGTTGATAAACATACATGTTTATGCAATTCGGTTCCATTTGTGCACTTAATGTGCAATTGCATGAGCTCATAATGTACATAACGTAAACAATggtgtttattaaaaaaatatgaatatgaaGTATCAACTGAAACGAGCAGTGATTGATTCTGGATAACATTATGAGTTCATTAAATACGAACATTGTTCCATCATTCGTTCAATCTTAACGGATCCGTTTATATTTTTGCTGCATTTGCTAACTTggcatattttataatttgatctcatttttgcatttaatatgtggttgtattaaaatatgttgatataatCAGTAATATTCATATATGGCAAATACTAACA from Sesamum indicum cultivar Zhongzhi No. 13 linkage group LG3, S_indicum_v1.0, whole genome shotgun sequence harbors:
- the LOC105157615 gene encoding heat shock 70 kDa protein 15-like; the encoded protein is MSVVGFDVGNESCVVAVARQRGIDVVLNDESKRETPAIVCFGDKQRFLGTAGAATSMMNPKNTISQIKRLIGRQFSDPELQRDLKSLPFLVTEGPDGYPLIHARYLGETRTFTPTQILGMVLSNLKSIAEKNLNAAVVDCCIGIPVYFTDLQRRAVIDAATIAGLHPLRLIHETTATALAYGIYKTDLPENEAMNVAFVDVGHASMQVCIAAFKKGQLKILAHSFDRSLGGRDFDEVLFQHFAAKFKDEYKIDVYQNARACLRLRAACEKLKKVLSANPEAPLNIECLMDEKDVRGYIKRDDFEQISIPILERVKKPLEKALVEAGLTIESIHSVEVVGSGSRVPAIIKILTEFFGKEPRRTMNASECVAKGSALECAILSPTFKVREFQVNESFPFSIALSWKGSSPDVQNGASDNQQSTLVFPKGNPIPSVKALTFYRSGTFTVDVQYADVSELQGPAKISTYTIGPFQSTKGERAKLKVKVRLNLHGIVSIESATLLEEEEVDVPVVKDSQKNATKMETDEAPPSTAGTDENMQDAKNDGAGAENGVPESGDKTSEMDTDSKVEAPKKKVKKTNVPVSEVVYGGLGATDVQKAVEKEFEMALQDRVMEETKDKKNAVEAYVYDMRNKLHDKYHEFVTESDRDQLISKLQEVEDWLYEEGEDETKGVYIAKLDELKRQGDPIEQRYKEHTDRGSVIDQLIYCINSYREAAMSQDPKFDHIDMAEKQKVLNECVEAEAWLREKKQHQDTLPKYATPVLLSADVRKKAEALDRFCRPIMMKPKPAKPATPEAPSPASSQGESNSQGADNASAGQNANASDSGKEVPPAAAEPMDTDKSESGPTSG